A genomic region of Nostoc sp. UHCC 0702 contains the following coding sequences:
- a CDS encoding tetratricopeptide repeat protein gives MKLLCWSMTAAMALGLLVSIPREVTGQSQPPLSAQQSAELEEAKRLNQQVVQLYGEGKYSQAIPLAERALAITEKVLGAYHPDVATSLNSLAVLYREQGSYEKAEPLYLRSLAIREKVLGAYHPDVANSLNNLALLYNAQGSYEKAEPLYLRSLAIKEKVLGKEHPSVATSLSNLAVLYLEQGSYEKAEPLFVRSLAITEKVLGKEHPSVATSLSNLAALYQKQGSYEKAEPLFVRSLAIFEKVLGAYHPDVATSLSNLAALYQAQGSYEKAEPLFVRSLAIKEKVLGAYHPSVAISLNNLAALYQEQGSYEKAEPLYLRSLAIFEKVLGAYHPDVATSLNNLATLYNAQGSYEKAEPLFVRSLAIKEKVLGAYHPDVATSLNNLAELYHAQGSYEKAESLYLRSLAIREKVLGAYHPDVATSLNNLATLYNAQGSYEKAEPLFVRSLAIKEKVLGAYHPDVATSLNNLAVLYDGQGSYEKAESLYLRSLAIREKVLGAYHPDVAISLNNLAMLYLKQGSYEKAEPLFVQSVAIKEKVLGAYHPSVATSLNNLAALYQKQGSYEKAEPLFVRSLAIREKVLGAYHPDVAESLNNLARLYQEQGSYEKAEPLFLRSLAITEKVLGAYHPSVATSLNNLAELYREQGSYKKAEPLFLRSLAIYEKVLDKKHPDVATSLSNLVSLYWAQGDMIRTTDFLSRELEVEKHNLPLIFAVGSEQRKQNYAKIFTSSTNLAVSLAFQKAAKNPTVSRLALTTVLRRKGLVLDAVADNIQTLRSQLAQKPETKKLLDEWLNVLQQLSTLVYRGQGKLTPEQYQAQFKQLEAEKERLEDAISRLNAEFRTTTQPAELAAIQTKIPLDAALVEIVLYKPFNPKAKSTEKYGKPRYAAAVLRSSGEPKWIDLGDAAAIDKSVTNLREALANKSPLETNQENKNNAIKENDNRESDRSIFKVEPVSDIASVQKLARTLDQQVMAPIRPLLGDARHLLLSPDAQLTLIPFEALQDEQGKYLIQRYAFSYFSSGRDLLRLQLYTGSTSAPVVFANIDYNQQDNAIAAKPKSDNTRSFDHRRSTELANLSVKPLQATTQEAESIKAVFPQTKIISEKLATETAIKQLPTPSILHLATHGFFLPDQEVKLQPNEFDLQQPKILNLENPLLRSGIALAGFNTRSKAVSSNDDGVLTALEMAGLNLRGTQLVVLSACETGLGDVKVGDGLYGLRRALVIAGSQSQLLSLWKVSDGGTKELMVKYYQKLKAGKGRHEALREVQLEFLSNPKYQHPFYWASFVPSGDWTPLSGK, from the coding sequence ATGAAATTGCTTTGCTGGTCAATGACAGCAGCAATGGCATTAGGGTTACTGGTAAGCATTCCAAGGGAAGTGACAGGACAATCTCAGCCGCCACTGTCAGCACAACAGTCAGCAGAGTTGGAGGAAGCCAAGCGACTGAATCAACAAGTCGTTCAGTTGTATGGGGAAGGTAAATACAGTCAAGCCATCCCCCTAGCAGAACGCGCCTTGGCAATAACAGAGAAAGTACTGGGTGCATATCATCCTGATGTGGCTACTAGCCTGAACAGTTTGGCTGTACTGTACCGAGAACAGGGAAGCTATGAAAAAGCTGAACCTCTGTATCTACGTTCGCTGGCAATTAGAGAGAAAGTACTGGGTGCATATCATCCTGATGTCGCCAATAGCTTGAACAATTTGGCTCTACTTTACAATGCACAGGGAAGCTATGAAAAAGCTGAACCTCTGTATCTGCGATCTCTGGCAATAAAAGAGAAAGTACTGGGTAAAGAACATCCCTCTGTCGCCACTAGCCTCAGCAATTTGGCTGTACTATACCTAGAACAGGGAAGCTATGAAAAAGCTGAACCGCTGTTTGTGCGCTCTCTGGCAATAACAGAGAAAGTACTGGGTAAAGAACATCCCTCTGTCGCCACTAGCCTCAGCAATTTGGCAGCACTTTACCAAAAACAGGGAAGCTATGAAAAAGCTGAACCGCTGTTTGTGCGCTCTCTGGCAATTTTTGAGAAAGTACTGGGTGCATATCATCCTGATGTCGCCACTAGCCTCAGCAATTTGGCAGCACTTTACCAAGCACAGGGAAGCTATGAAAAAGCTGAACCGCTGTTTGTGCGATCTTTGGCAATAAAAGAGAAAGTACTGGGTGCATATCATCCCTCTGTCGCCATTAGCCTCAACAATTTGGCAGCACTTTACCAAGAACAGGGAAGTTATGAAAAAGCTGAACCTCTGTATCTGCGCTCTCTGGCAATTTTTGAGAAAGTACTGGGTGCATATCATCCTGATGTCGCCACTAGTCTCAACAATTTGGCAACACTTTACAATGCACAGGGAAGCTATGAAAAAGCTGAACCGCTGTTTGTGCGATCTTTGGCAATAAAAGAGAAAGTACTGGGTGCATATCATCCTGATGTCGCCACTAGCCTCAACAATTTGGCAGAACTTTACCATGCACAGGGAAGCTATGAAAAAGCTGAATCTCTGTATCTGCGCTCTTTGGCGATTAGGGAGAAAGTACTGGGTGCATATCATCCTGATGTCGCCACTAGTCTCAACAATTTGGCAACACTTTACAATGCACAGGGAAGCTATGAAAAAGCTGAACCGCTGTTTGTGCGATCTTTGGCAATAAAAGAGAAAGTACTGGGTGCATATCATCCTGATGTCGCCACTAGTCTCAACAATTTGGCAGTACTTTACGATGGACAGGGAAGCTATGAAAAAGCTGAATCTCTGTATCTGCGCTCTTTGGCGATTAGGGAGAAAGTACTGGGTGCATATCATCCTGATGTTGCCATTAGCCTCAACAATTTGGCTATGCTATACCTAAAACAAGGAAGCTATGAAAAAGCTGAACCGCTGTTTGTGCAATCTGTGGCAATAAAAGAGAAAGTACTGGGTGCATATCATCCCTCTGTCGCCACTAGCCTCAACAATTTGGCAGCACTTTACCAAAAACAGGGAAGCTATGAAAAAGCTGAACCGCTGTTTGTGCGATCTCTGGCGATTAGAGAGAAAGTACTGGGTGCATATCATCCTGATGTCGCAGAAAGCCTGAACAATTTAGCACGACTTTACCAAGAACAGGGAAGCTATGAAAAAGCTGAACCGCTGTTTTTGCGATCGCTGGCAATAACAGAGAAAGTACTGGGTGCATATCATCCCTCTGTCGCCACTAGTCTCAACAATTTGGCAGAACTTTACCGAGAACAGGGAAGCTATAAAAAAGCAGAACCGCTGTTTTTGCGATCGCTGGCAATTTATGAGAAAGTACTGGATAAAAAACATCCTGATGTTGCCACTAGCCTCAGCAATTTGGTATCACTGTATTGGGCGCAAGGTGATATGATTCGTACTACTGACTTTCTCAGCCGTGAGCTAGAAGTTGAAAAGCATAATTTGCCACTCATCTTTGCTGTTGGTTCAGAACAGAGAAAACAAAACTATGCTAAAATCTTTACATCGTCAACCAACCTTGCTGTTTCTCTCGCCTTCCAAAAAGCTGCCAAGAATCCCACAGTATCACGCCTGGCACTAACAACAGTATTACGCCGTAAAGGGCTGGTACTAGATGCCGTTGCCGACAACATACAAACGCTACGCAGTCAACTAGCACAGAAGCCAGAAACGAAAAAATTATTAGATGAATGGTTGAATGTACTGCAACAGTTATCAACACTGGTATACAGGGGACAGGGAAAGCTAACACCTGAACAATATCAAGCGCAATTTAAACAACTAGAAGCAGAGAAAGAACGCCTAGAAGATGCTATCAGCCGTCTTAATGCTGAGTTCCGCACCACCACCCAACCAGCAGAGTTAGCAGCTATCCAAACTAAGATACCACTAGATGCAGCTTTGGTAGAAATTGTGTTGTATAAACCATTTAATCCCAAAGCCAAATCAACTGAAAAATACGGCAAACCGCGTTATGCTGCGGCGGTGCTGCGTTCTTCTGGTGAACCAAAGTGGATAGACTTAGGTGATGCTGCGGCTATTGACAAGTCTGTGACGAATCTGCGAGAAGCTTTAGCAAACAAATCTCCTTTAGAAACGAATCAGGAGAACAAAAATAATGCTATTAAAGAAAATGATAACCGAGAAAGCGATCGCTCAATCTTCAAAGTTGAGCCTGTTAGCGATATCGCATCTGTGCAAAAACTCGCGCGGACATTAGATCAGCAAGTCATGGCACCCATTCGCCCACTGTTGGGTGATGCGCGTCATCTATTGCTTTCACCCGATGCACAGTTGACATTGATTCCTTTTGAAGCGTTACAAGATGAACAAGGTAAATACCTAATTCAGCGTTATGCTTTCTCCTATTTCAGCAGTGGGCGAGATTTGCTCAGGTTACAATTATACACTGGTAGCACCTCGGCTCCTGTGGTGTTTGCTAACATTGATTACAACCAACAAGATAATGCGATCGCTGCCAAGCCGAAATCTGATAACACACGCAGCTTTGATCACCGACGCTCCACTGAGTTAGCTAATTTGTCTGTTAAGCCACTGCAAGCCACAACTCAAGAAGCAGAAAGTATTAAAGCAGTTTTTCCACAGACAAAAATTATATCAGAGAAGCTAGCCACAGAAACAGCTATAAAACAACTTCCTACTCCCAGTATTTTGCACTTAGCAACTCACGGCTTCTTTCTCCCAGATCAAGAAGTAAAGTTACAACCAAATGAGTTTGATTTACAACAGCCAAAAATCTTAAATCTGGAAAATCCCTTGTTGCGTTCAGGAATAGCTTTAGCAGGGTTTAATACTCGCTCCAAAGCAGTCTCCAGCAATGATGATGGTGTACTCACAGCTTTGGAAATGGCAGGATTAAATTTACGCGGAACGCAGTTAGTAGTGCTATCTGCTTGCGAAACTGGACTGGGTGATGTGAAAGTTGGAGATGGGCTTTATGGGTTGCGTCGTGCTTTAGTGATTGCGGGGAGTCAAAGCCAACTGTTGAGTTTGTGGAAGGTAAGCGATGGTGGTACTAAAGAACTGATGGTGAAGTATTACCAAAAGTTAAAAGCAGGGAAAGGCAGACATGAAGCACTACGAGAGGTACAGCTTGAGTTTCTGTCTAATCCCAAATATCAACACCCGTTCTACTGGGCAAGTTTTGTCCCTTCTGGTGATTGGACTCCACTTTCTGGGAAGTAA
- a CDS encoding DUF4070 domain-containing protein — protein sequence MKALLLWPIMPNSFWSYQETLDLAGLGSTNPPLGLITVAAMLPNDWEVRLVDRNVRLETDEDWDWCDLVIISAMIIQKEDLGELIAKGVKLGKKVAVGGPFSTSVPEFALEAGASYLILDEGECTIPMFLEALARGEEQGIFRSTEKPDVTQTPVPRFDLLDLDAYMAVTVQFSRGCPFQCEFCDIINLFGRKPRTKTPEQMLAELEVLYEMGWYRYVFIVDDNFIGNKRNAKVFLRALIPWMEAHNYPFPLITEASLNLAEDDELIELMVKAGFTIIFMGIETPDVESLTGIHKEQNTRQSLTESCHKITQAGLQIMSGFIIGFDNERAGAGKRIQQFVEDTGIPQAHLSLLHALHNTEMWNRLKQEDRLYEGITTVYQGSLMNFKPTRPVEEIVAEYIDCFWNLYEPLPYLKRTFRHFMMMKGERPKIKRRLTWHEMRLFWMVCWRQGVVRSTGFTFWWQLIAIALQKPNLFYDYFVALSLGEHFFTFRHQVKARLETQLKEFQQHKQAQEQEKAGYQLEAVS from the coding sequence ATGAAAGCTTTACTACTCTGGCCCATAATGCCCAATTCTTTCTGGTCTTACCAGGAAACCCTTGATTTAGCAGGTTTAGGCTCTACAAATCCGCCATTGGGTTTAATTACAGTGGCGGCGATGTTGCCAAATGATTGGGAAGTCAGATTGGTAGACCGCAATGTCCGCTTGGAGACAGACGAAGACTGGGATTGGTGTGATTTGGTAATCATCTCTGCAATGATTATCCAAAAAGAGGATTTGGGCGAGTTGATTGCTAAAGGGGTAAAATTAGGTAAAAAGGTAGCAGTGGGAGGCCCTTTCTCTACATCAGTACCGGAATTTGCTTTGGAAGCGGGAGCTTCTTATCTAATTTTAGACGAAGGGGAATGCACTATTCCCATGTTCTTGGAAGCTCTGGCACGAGGAGAAGAACAGGGAATTTTCCGCTCCACTGAAAAACCTGATGTGACTCAAACTCCCGTACCCAGGTTTGATTTGCTAGATTTAGATGCCTACATGGCTGTCACCGTACAGTTTTCACGCGGATGTCCATTTCAATGTGAATTTTGTGACATCATCAACTTATTTGGTCGCAAACCGCGCACGAAAACACCTGAGCAGATGCTAGCGGAATTGGAAGTATTATATGAAATGGGCTGGTATCGCTATGTGTTTATCGTCGATGACAACTTTATTGGCAATAAACGCAATGCTAAAGTATTTTTGCGGGCATTAATTCCGTGGATGGAAGCACACAATTATCCTTTCCCGTTAATCACAGAAGCTTCGCTGAATCTGGCAGAAGATGATGAATTAATCGAATTGATGGTCAAAGCTGGCTTCACTATAATATTTATGGGCATTGAAACACCAGATGTTGAAAGTCTAACAGGAATTCACAAAGAACAGAATACCCGTCAGTCCTTGACGGAATCGTGCCATAAAATCACACAAGCTGGATTGCAAATCATGTCTGGCTTTATCATCGGTTTTGACAATGAACGTGCTGGTGCAGGGAAACGCATTCAGCAATTTGTAGAAGACACAGGTATTCCACAAGCGCATCTGAGTTTACTGCACGCATTGCACAATACAGAAATGTGGAATCGCCTCAAGCAAGAAGACCGTTTATACGAAGGTATAACGACAGTTTATCAAGGTTCATTGATGAACTTTAAACCGACTCGACCTGTGGAAGAAATTGTAGCGGAATATATTGATTGTTTCTGGAATCTTTATGAACCGCTACCTTACTTAAAACGGACTTTTCGCCACTTTATGATGATGAAGGGTGAGCGTCCGAAAATCAAACGTCGCCTGACTTGGCATGAAATGCGACTGTTTTGGATGGTTTGTTGGCGACAGGGTGTAGTTCGATCCACAGGTTTTACTTTTTGGTGGCAATTAATCGCGATCGCCCTACAAAAACCCAATCTATTCTACGACTATTTTGTCGCTTTAAGTTTAGGCGAACACTTTTTCACTTTCCGTCATCAGGTGAAAGCACGACTAGAAACACAACTAAAGGAATTTCAGCAACACAAGCAAGCACAAGAGCAGGAAAAAGCTGGTTATCAGCTAGAGGCTGTTAGCTGA